One window of the Solanum stenotomum isolate F172 chromosome 11, ASM1918654v1, whole genome shotgun sequence genome contains the following:
- the LOC125846092 gene encoding TMV resistance protein N-like gives MASSSSSASNSQNFSRCKYNVFVCFRGTDTRDNFTSHLCKGFKNRGIATFLDDESLEAGDSILEELMKAIEESQVAVIIFSKNYATSSWCLNELVKIMECKEKKNGLTVIPIFCNVDASHVQYQSESFKEAFAKHESRYKDDVEGMQKVQRRKTALTAAAGLSGYVFPSRFESDAACINRIVDQISSKCNTSVSYLQDVVGIDTQLKKVESLLQMEINDVRIVWIWGMGGVGKTTIAKKIFCKLSSNFKDKRLNKDTKPNLT, from the exons ATggcatcatcttcttcttctgcgAGTAATTCACAGAACTTTTCTCGATGCAAGTACAATGTCTTTGTATGTTTCAGAGGCACAGATACCCGGGATAATTTTACGAGTCACTTGTGCAAAGGTTTTAAAAATAGGGGAATAGCCACCTTTCTAGATGATGAAAGTCTAGAGGCTGGCGATTCCATCTTAGAAGAACTCATGAAAGCAATAGAAGAGTCTCAAGTTGCCGtaatcattttctcaaagaatTATGCTACGTCAAGTTGGTGCTTGAATGAACTAGTGAAGATTATGGAAtgcaaggagaaaaaaaatggacTCACAGTTATACCGATCTTCTGTAATGTGGATGCATCACATGTTCAATACCAAAGTGAGAGCTTTAAAGAAGCATTTGCCAAACATGAATCGAGGTATAAGGATGATGTTGAGGGAATGCAGAAGGTGCAACGACGGAAAACTGCCCTAACTGCTGCCGCAGGTCTAAGTGGATATGTATTCCCTAGCAG GTTTGAGTCAGATGCAGCCTGTATTAACCGTATTGTTGATCAAATTTCGTCTAAATGCAATACTTCAGTATCTTATTTGCAAGATGTTGTGGGTATAGATACCCAATTAAAGAAAGTAGAATCCCTACTACAAATGGAAATCAATGATGTTCGGATTGTGTGGATCTGGGGAATGGGGGGCGTTGGTAAAACAACAATAGCAAAGAAGATTTTTTGTAAACTCTCTTCCAATTTTAAAGAT AAAAGACTTAATAAAGACACGAAGCCGAATCTAACGTAA
- the LOC125846091 gene encoding disease resistance protein RPV1-like, giving the protein MASSSSSASNSQYCPRWKYDVFLSFRGADTRRTFTSHLYEGLKIRGTFSFRDDKRLVNGDSISEDLLKAIEESSQVALIIFSKNYATSRWCLNELVKIMECKEVKGKIVIPIFYDVDPSMFEIKVRALQKHLPNTNGGFGLGKHFQGIVEPIQIPTKGAKFGLGYVPTDDEAEMKNKNVVQALARPIPHLYQSFPVRGYVNDDGDDECEEYEQENEVPEHVAEEFQQFENQHKPNLEETKTVNLGDEECVKEG; this is encoded by the exons ATggcatcatcttcttcttctgcgAGTAATTCACAATACTGTCCTCGATGGAAGTACGATGTCTTTCTAAGTTTTAGAGGTGCTGACACCCGGAGAACATTTACGAGTCACTTGTATGAAGGTTTGAAAATCAGGGGCACATTCTCATTTCGAGATGATAAAAGGCTAGTGAATGGCGATTCCATCTCAGAAGATCTCTTGAAAGCTATTGAAGAATCGTCTCAAGTTGCACTcatcattttctcaaagaatTATGCTACATCGAGGTGGTGCTTGAATGAATTAGTGAAGATCATGGAATGCAAGgaagtaaaaggaaaaatagtaaTACCGATCTTTTATGATGTGGATCCATCAATGTTCGAAATCAAAGTGAGAGCTTTGCAAAAGCATTTGCCGAACACGAATGGAG gttttGGATTGGGGAAGCATTTCCAAGGAATCGTCGAGCCTATCCAAATTCCCaccaaaggagcaaagtttggtttgggatatGTCCCAACAGATGATGAAGCAGAAATGAAGAACAAGAATGTTGTTCAAGCATTggccaggccaattcctcatctgtaccagtcATTCCCGGTACGAGGATATGTCAATGATGAtg gtgatgatgagtgtgaggaatatGAACAAGAAAATGAGGTTCCCGAACATGTTGCTGAAGAGTTTCAACAATTCGAAAATCAACATAagccaaatttggaagaaaccaaAACTGTGAATCTTGGAGATGAggaatgtgttaaagaa GGCTGA